The genome window attaagatgttttatttgtGATTTCCATTGTATGTTAGATTATTATGTACTAAATTGATCCTTGTCTTAAAAGATGGAAGAAACATGAATAATCTTTCATTCACTGCTTTACAGAGCAATCCAACCTGATCATGATAACCAGGAAAGATTCTGCATTGCCACACTCTCTCTCCAATAATCTGGTTTTCCCCAGGATCCTCAGAAATGACATTACCCAGGTTGGACATCTAAAAAGTGTTTGCTTATATGCATGATGTGAATAAAGTCAAATCTGTTTAATAGAATACAAgcaaaaatagaaaagttatttccAACCTAAAAGTCGTTGGTTTCTAGCTGGTGACCAAACAGCCATTATGTTGGACTTCTAAAATCTAAGTAGTATCTTATGTCTTGTATCCCAAAAAAATAACTATCAGCAACAGAACACTGACAAGGTATAACCtcctactgtttaaaaaaaaaaaaaaatatatatttataatattttttatggaagTTGACATATTACGATTCAagaaaattgcaagaaaaaaagtcagaattctgtaGAAAAGTTTGAATTGTGTTACAAAAActcagaattttgagaaaaatattttgttgcacacagaattttgagcaaaaaagttgcagttcttttttttccagaattgtgATTATATTTTAAGTCTTTATATCACGATTCTAgcgttcaagaaaaaaaaaaaaaaaaaaaaaaaaagcaaataagaaGGTCTGAAtagtggcaaataaataagtcagTTCAGATCTGTGGACCACaccaataaaaaaagtaatatcacCTTTATAACAagattatatttttaagtttttcttaaaaataattcacggttttcaatgaaaatgtattaGGCATAAATCTAGGTGATTTTAATGAGATTTATGGAAAAAGTATTCTTCAAAATGAGATTTGTTgttatattaaagggatagttcgcccaaaaatgaaaattaccccctgatttactcaccttcaatccatcctaggtgtataggactttcttctttcaagcgaatacaatgttatataaaaaaatgtcctggctcttccatgCTTTATAATGGCATGGAATGGTGGTagagattttgaagcaaaataaagtacATCCATCCATAATAGAAAGTGCTCCACACAGGGTTTCAGCGGATGATGTAGTCTGAAGCTCAGAGGAGAGCGCAAACCAAAACACCGCtcatgaattagaagtacaaCACAAGgaattgtaaagaaaaatgttggaggattttgTTATAAGCCAagaagagactggttttcctttgctgtaaacaaaacttggttcttGTAAGACATATTCTCACTGGAGCTTACGCTACTCCTTCATCCTATGTCTTCCACAGGAATGCCACTCTCTCATGAACGCGCATATGACGGTTagctttttatgatggatggatgcacttttttttgcttcaaaatcttgaccaccatttactgccattataaagcttggacgAGCCAGggcattttttaatataactctgattatattCATCTGTacgaagaaagtcatatacaccatgGATGGTTTAAGGGGGGGTAAACCATGGGGTAAttgacatttttgagtgaactatctctCTGTTTATCTGGTTTAAAggatgtttagatgtttttacaaaaaaaaaaaaaaaatacttaagaaaatgttttgcagtCTTGAAGCTAGTTAGACAAGGTTCAAGATGGTCAACCAGCTTAGATCAATTATTATGTTCTAGCTTAAGTTAGATATTCCTGCATGTATgtgtatacacagtatatatatatatatatatatatatatatatatatatatatatatatatatatatatatatggttggtACTGAAAAGTCCATTTCTAATTTTACGCAAAATTATTAGGTTATTAgttcatgttttctccctttttttcccaaatatatatttaaatgtaattatctatgaagattcgggaggagcgcgtcagatacttagcctaatcatcacaggtggaccacaatcaagtaatcaatcccacagtataaatatcgctgacttacctctatccattgacggtttatcagcatccctcctccaccccatctcctcacttcaagttcactttacaatatacggggaaagggggggtactctagcttcgggcaattcccgagctcggagcccttccccggacagcacgccaaatacgcataccatacctcagctaattatatgtaagcgtgaactagtgaaatgcaaataaaatgctaACAAAATGTATCTGGAGCCTAGAAATGGAAAGGAATGTTTTGAAACTGTTATTTATGAAACAGGAGAAACACCTGGGCCAAGGCACCCGCACAAACATCTATGCTGGCAAGCTGAATCTGAGAAATGAGGATGAAGACAGTTTGGCTAGCTCATGAGGTGGTGGACGTGGTTCTGAAGGTGCTGGGAGCGGGAAATTACATTTCCGTAAGTGACACCCCATCTTATCTTATGACACATAAATATTCTACTGGTAATTGCTTTCACAAATCCTGCTCTACTGTTCTTAGGCCTTCCTGGACACCGTCAGTGTAATGCAGCAGATATCTCATAAACATATGGTTCTGATGTATGGCATATGTATGCACATCATGGACGGTAAGTGTACCCGCTCCACCAGATAAAAATGCAACAGTACTTAAAAGTAAAGGAAGTAAAGTTAAATGAATAGTGGACCTGAGACTGCAGATGATCTCATGTCTCGTTGTTGTTGTTCGTTCAGTCATTATGGTGGAGGAGTTTGTTCAGCACGGCCCTCTGGATCTGTTCATGAGAAATCATCGCTCTGAACTCACGCCCTCCTGGAAGTTCCAAGTGGCGGAGCAGCTTTCCAGTGTCCTCAGTTATTTGGTACAATATTTGAGTTTGATCTTGATTTTGTTTCAACCTTTTTTACATTGTGTAAAATATAAGAGACTTATGGGTCAGTGTTCTAAtgactttaaaatgtttacattaaaatgtaacatttcacaGGATGTTTGCACATTAAATACTATTTAAGGTGCAGGCATCTTAAACATTCATAGAGTTTTAAGAACACATTTTTGGTCTgaattagtgttattttagtattatttaataataatattgttgtatttattaatattttgaattagcttttatatttatatttttagttctttgttttttttagttgtagtattttgtgtgtgatttttgtcatttgtattcgtttttaatgaatatttctgtttaactttcatttattattttattatttttttcagttttagtttaacatttaaggtgtacaaatatttagcatcttaaatattttaagaagTGTCAAACATTTTTCTGGTAAAGCTTTATTGACagttttaataacaattttaattattattatcagtattattagtattattatgtattgttagtattttttaaataaagaaaccaTATTGCAAGATTATGCCTAACTGAATTTCAGCCTTTTAAAGACACTGGACAGTTAAACAACctagatattttaattaaaggtcagcaaaaagtgtcaaaattaatttattagaatATTAATTCAGAAACCTGTTCATCATAGAACAAATGTATTCAAATCCttgtataaattgcattttaatgtattttttaaattactgaaTAATAGATtcagaccaatttttttttttttaatataattattcatgTTATTCATATATCACAACAATGACATGTGACAACTACTAATTATCAATTTTCCAGGAGATAATTTGTATATTCTGCTTTACTCATCACTCATCTTTAAcagtcagaaaagaagaaaatacatGATTCAGAACTCTGTAATGGGATGTTTGAGACAGAAAAATAGgacttgtctttttttctctctttcaggaAGATAAGAAGCTTGTTCATGGGTATGTCTGTGCTAAAAATGTCCTGTTGAAGCTCGATGGTCTGAAAGGACAAGGTGGTCCTTTCATTAAACTGAGTGATCCTGGACTGTCAATCTCTGTGCTTAACCAAGCAGGTAACTCACGCTCATACACATTCATCCAAAAAGTGTGCAATGACTATTTAATAACATCTATTTAACATTTAATCGAATGTACTGTATTAACAGATTCTTAGTCAAATTATTTAACCCTCAAAATGCAATATAAATCCGTATGCTATTGTCACATTTCAGGTCCATTTGGACCCGGAGATTGGAGATTTCATAAAACTTCAAATATAAATTTACACATGAAAGAACTATGACTGATACTATAAAATATAGTGGAATTAAAACTATTCAATATTTTTTACTCAATATTCATGAGAAATCATTGTATGAAATTGTACTGTTAATTACCAGTATTAACCCAATAGGaatgaatgtaattttaatacatttctttgAATTATATCTCATGATTgctcaaaattatttataaaacttaTATACGGTATTTATTTTGAAGAAGACAACGTCAGAACAACAAATATTACtctaaaatgttttcaaacacaaaattaatttaaaataaatttcattttgatAGAAATTTTTCAGGCTGCAATGGTTTGGCAATAGCCGTACATTTTCATATGCTCAACAAAGTTTAGTCCCAAAATTGTGTAAGACATGGGAAaaggttaaatatattttatatcaagTTTTTTGACACCAACATAACTTCATAAATCATTTTACTGAAAGTATTTTAGACACCTAGCGGTAGTCcaaacatttgtaacattttatttaaatgactatATCTCTTAAAGAATCTGaaaaagtgtaattttttattattttttatttatctctctcttccAGATCAAAACAGACCCAAATGGATTTTGAGGGTTAAATAATAATCAGTATAATGGATTTTgactttattaaattacattttcgaTCCATTTTGCACTACTAACACTGATTGTTTGTGTGCTTAGAGTGTATTGATAGGATCCCCTGGATCGCCCCGGAGTGTGTTAAAAACCCCAAAGCACTAAGCATTGCAGCAGACAAGTGGGGGTTCGGGACCACACTATGGGAGATCTGCTACAATGGAGAGGTGCCCCTGCGTGAAAAGAAACTCTTAGAGGTGCTCGACTCTTCTGATGCATCTCTACATTTATACTTAACCAAAGCAGCTGtcgttttttattgtaattactgTCCTTTGTTTCTGACTTTCTGTCATTTGTCACATTATTTCTGTGTACATAAACAGAAAGAGCGATTCTACGAGGTGTTCGGTACTCTGGTAACTCCCAGCATCAGTAAACTGGCTGATCTGATCTCACAGTGCATGAACTATGACCCAAAGAAGAGGCCGTTCTTCAGAGCCATAGTGAGAGAGCTGGACGAGAAGGGTATCTATCACGTAATATCATACTATCGCTAATAGTCTTACCTCTTCTTTATGCatagattttgtaaaaaataaataaactttttgacaTCAAGTATGTCAAAAAGCATCTCGGGTTATgcatgtaaccctggttcctcaagaaggggaacgagacactgtgtcctctagtggacactatggggaacgcctcagcgGTGTCTGAAGCAGTGATTCCAAAGCGACAGTGAAGCTGGCCGACGACAGTCTGTGACATCACTAAAAGTGTAACCACTGGTATAGAAGGCCCCCTTTCTCAACCTTTTCGTCATGTTTGAATCACGGCTTCAGACACTGATCACTCTGAGGCATTCCCCATAGTGTCCACTAgagcaggggttttcaaactgtgggTCGCAGAATGGAACAAGGTGGGTCAAACAGAGTCACTTGCTGCAGCTAAATTTGCGTTTCAAtagcaaacacactcacacagttcaGTTAAGGGATGCACGATATGGCCTACCAACATAAATTATGAATTGCAATGTCTTTAGTGTAAATTCCGTATTACAGCATGTTGTCACTGTGGCTTATTTGGTTAAAGCTACTTTCTAGTAAATAGGATATCCTGGATTCCAATCCCAGCACTGCCTTTGGAAGTCAtagcttagtggttagagagtttgactcctaacccaaaggttgtaggttctagtctcgggccggcaataccacgactgaggtgcccctgagtaagacactgaacccccaactgcttcccgggcgccacagcatacaatggatgcccactgctccgagtgtgtgttcacggtgtgtgtgtgcactttgtatgggttaaatgcagagcattcaTTCTGAGtatggtcaccatacttggatgTATGTCACTTCACCTTACATTTCACTTTTAATTAAGTTCGCTATTTAAGAcatgcattgtgttttttgaagctGGGCATGCACGAGTTGTAAAAACAGTGAGGGTCTCAGAGCAAAGTCATTATTAAATGGTTCAATTGGTCCGcattattaataagaaaaaacTTGCTCACTTCAGTGCGCTGTATTCTGCATGAGATTGCATACACCACAAAATTCAAATGCTACGAAAACGGTTTCATGTAGGCTATGTCCATTAATTTCTATAGTCTGTTTGAACTCTGCACTGTTTTTGTTTGGAAACGGTCTGTAAAAGCACTTCCCATGTACAGGGTGAGCAGGCCACAAACACAGGGTTTATTATAACACTTCAAGATTAAAACGTTTCCACACCAAATTTTGCAATATTTCCTTAATGCATCATCTCTATATAGAGAAAAAGTGTGCCAAAGTTAAAAAATCTTTTGAAGATATTGgtgaacatttatttaaccactgcaaaagtaaatttaaatcataaaatacaaTTTGAAGTATACTTCATGGTAGTATTTGTATACAGTACATTAcgtaattaattgtattttttatctaCAGACCTTCACCTTACAGACACAATTCCTCCACAGGAGACTGATCCTACAGATTTCAAGAGCAGGTTCCTCAAGAAAATACGAAAACTTGGAGAGGTACTGGACTTTTCGAGGTTTATGTTTAATTCAAGTCAAATAAAGGAGCATGTACATGATTCCTACTCGATACTTTATTTCGAAATGTTTTTATAGAATTCATAGAACATATATTTTAGTTTCCAATCAGTGTAAttctagtattatttatataatattatagtattcattcttatttagaaatttttatttttagctattttacatttttattttctttaatatccATTTGCCATTtgtattagtttatatatatatatatatatatatatatactaatgagCTGTGGACGCTGATGTAAATGAATTACACCTGAGGTAAATGAAAATCAGTTTTATTGCCGTCTTTTGGcagttgaaacactgattgagcagTTTGAAGTTCCGCTCGTGCATTTGTTCGATACACaagcgtaccgaaccgaaaggcCCATACTGAAAATGTTCTGTATGAATacgtgtaccgttacacccctagaatATAGTAAAAATTCCAGTAGAATTAGTGATTCTGGAAATCGGGACCAAGTTAAACCAATCTCTTACTCGATTCGTTCACAATCGGATCCCACCTAAATCCCATAATCCCCTTGGATTAACGTGTCCTTGATTCATTAactgtttgtattgttttttttatcaatcttGTCCAGGGTAACTTTGGGATGGTGGAACTGTGTCTGTACGATCCTAAGGGAGATCAGACAGGTGAACTGGTGGCCGTCAAATCTCTGAAAACAGAAAATGAGAGCAGCAACCTGAGGAAAGAAATCAGCACCATCAGAAACCTCTACCATGAAAACATTGTCAAATACAAAGGCATCTGCAGTGATGAAGGCAAGTCATGAGCACACCTACATACACAAACAAAGCCCTGTTTACACAAAGTATTCACACTGGTTTCTAATCTCTATGACTGTATACCTCAGTTACTAAACAAATATACACCCAGTTTATATATACCTACTGTTTTATTGCTTGGGGTGAATGTATCACTCAGGAGGAGCAAACATCAAACTCGTTATGGAGTATTTGCCTGCTGGCAGTCTGAAAGACTACTTGCCCCGTAACAAATCCAACATCGATCAGAAGAGACTGCTGCTTTATGCTCTTCAGATATGTCAGGTAATATAGCCAATACAACAGATGCCTATAGATAGCTTTTCCCATGAGCTGTTTtcgattattaaaaaaaatatatatacttaagCTTTCACATGCCAATTTTCAATATTTTGTATCCAATGCCGTTACTTACAGATATTTTTATTTGTGACTTAAAGGAaaactccaccgttttttgaaatagggcttattcacattatttcctacatttagataggtgggcaaatgcatttttgtgtcagtgcatgcattgttttagtttgaccgggtcggcgttagcttagcttagcacaatgaatggaatcctttgttgccagctagcatggcctgagtaaaagtgatcaaaaaataaaaaaaaaaccacctaattacttcttgtggcctgcgtattcacaacgagtacaaatagcgatccagattaacactaggcgatttcctaggcagatattgacttgggactatattatggggaagcacaggcgaagcactgctgcttaggcgaagcactgctacttcggcgcagagatatcacgcaacacatgaaaacatcaactctatgtgaatacaggtataatatgggtcgatctatacatgcgtcatgattaaaataatcacttactctgtggacagctgtccatttggtccattcggcgtggggcgttttttccagttcactttgtcacaccggaaaaaaaaatcgagtactgcagaatggatcagcgccgtgaaatcctctgtagatgtgacacgaCTTCGGGCaagctcatcttgatctgacgtgttgagcctggtcatcaatggcaaaaacatgtcccactctctacagcacagacactctatttccgtcggcatagattggcatattcccccacattcacaccaccagttcatgttggctctcatcctcacgtcctcaggctgttgagcgaacgcaacctcctcctcctgtcgttctatttccaaagcacgcagctcgtcttctgtaaactctggttcaaataggtatggttctggttcttgactgtctgagaagtcaccctcttcgtctctctcaaaatcagccatgttcatcgccattcgtgtactgtaaggaaaatagccaggctgctactattcacgccggtatgttgacggaagtcgtgggatttcatgtgttgcgtgatatctctgcgccgaagtagcagtgcttcgcctaagcagcagtgcttcgcctgtgcttccccataatatagtcccaagtcaatatctgcctaggaaatcgcctagtgttaatctggatcgctatttgtactcgctgtgaatacgcaggccacaagaagtaattaggtgggttttttttatttttttgatcacttttactcaggccatgctagctggcaacaaaggattccattcattgtgctaagctaagctaacgccgacccagtcaaactgaaacaatgcatgcactgacacaaaaatgcatttgcccacctatctaaatgtaggaaataatgtgaataagccctatttcaaaaaacggtggagttttcctttaagtgtccaaatatttttttttttttaggctacaCAACAGTAGCGATCACTGTGAATAACTGCCATCTTTTAATAGAAATCTTGTATTTGTCAGGGTATGGAGTACCTGGGATCTCAGAACTACATCCACAGGGATCTGGCAGCAAGAAACATCTTAGTGGAGAATGAATCCCTTGTGAAGATCGGGGACTTTGGTCTGACTAAGAGCATCAAAGATGATAAGGACTATTACAAAGTGACTGAAGAACAGGACAGTCCTGTGTACTGGTAAAGAAAAACTCATTCCTGCTTATGTATCTTTGAATACTTTAATCACTATGTAAAGCACAGTTTTAATATGTAttgcttttaaatgtgtttaatgtttctgtaaaagaaaaaattacCTTCTCCCTTTTAATTCAAACACCATGCTGACCttgaaaatgcaacatattttgtcTTATGAATATTGTCGGCATTGGCTGCAGCAGAAAGGAAACCGGATCCATGAGCAGCAGACTTTATTCAGAAGCTAACATAAAACTACAGAACAGGGAAGAAACAACGAACATAACGCAACGTACAACTGACAATAAACTGAAAGAACCATGGGGCTTAAATAGACAGGACAAACAAAGGGGGAACCTAACTAAAACACACCTGAACTGAGGAACCTCTTTAAATCCAGTCATAGAAACAAACAGGGAGAGAACGGAGGAGATCTGAGCTAATTAACAGACTAGGAGATTAACGAAGAACCTCAGACCTGAAAAGAACAGagaaacagaataaaaacaaactcTAAACCAGAACTAACAAACCATAACTGTGAAAAATAtagtacttttttaaaattacacacacacacacacacatatatatatatatatatatatatatatatatatatatatatatatatatgtatgtatgtatgtatgtatgtatttataaagaacatttctacactttggggtcagtaagatcaaTTTTGTaggtaatatttttattcagagaggatgtattaaattgattcaAAGTAACACTAAAGACACTTATAAtttaacaaaagatttctataaacgcagttcaaaaaaatcataaataataaattaaatgcagttcatttaataatgtaacatggttttccacagaaatattaagcagtgtTTATAAAACTggtaataagaaatgcttcttgggCATCAAAATAAGTGGAGAATGAAAAATCAGCTTTACATCACGGAAATAAATAGAGggaaatagaaaacttattttaaactcTTACCGACCACAAAGTTTTCAATTGTTACATTGatctttattttagtttgtgttgTTGTTATACTGAAGACACTACAATTCactaattgttttaaaaaaaagcatgtgttcagcaaggtttttttttatgtttgtatgtccaaagttttactgtatatttgcatAGACGTCCACTGAAGGTCCTGCTGAACACGGGTCATGTCTTTGTCATCTGTCTGTGTAGGTATGCTCCAGAATGTCTCATTAATCGGAAGTTCTATAAGGCATCTGATGTTTGGTCATTTGGGGTCACTCTTTATGAAATCATGTCCTACTGTGACCGTGAGAACAGCCCTCCACAGGTGAGCATTACAAAGCTCACAATAACTTATTTGAATACATAGGGTATTATAATCACAGTGACTCATTTGCTAATTCCTGTTCTGATGTGTTTCTCTGGTAGGTATTCCTGAAATCGATTGGCCGGTCTCATGGGCAGATGACCATGGCCAGGCTGGTAGATGCTCTTGAGAAAGGCTGGAGGATGCCACGTCCAGATACATGCCCTGAAATGGTGAGATATTTGACCTTGGAGAAGCAGTTTCCCTGATATGATTGTAAATCATATTATATCATGGGCAGTTTCTTCAAGAGATGTGTGTCTGTGGCTGCAGGTGTACACTCAGATACGCAGGTGCTGGAGTCAAGCCCCAGAAAACAGAGTGGACTTCAAGAGCCTAATCGAAGAGTTTGAGTTTTTCGTCACTAGAGAAAACATCTAGCTTCCATTCATCCGATCCACCTACAGAATtcagatgcattttttatttgtatgtgtctTGTTTATTATACTTAGAAACATTATGCACATTACTTTCTCTTTAAATCTTTGCCATTTAATCATCTACCTCCAAAAACacgtaaagggttagttcaatcaaaatttttaattaggctgtgttttactctcccccccccccccccccccccccctgctctGAGGCATGCTCtgaggtgtatatgactttctttttcgaATGCAGTCTGAGTTATGTTGTacttgatctttcaagctctctCATTGCAGTCATGcatttttgtatgaaaaatatccatatttaaaacatattgtaAATGGACGCAGTTCCAGGGGAATTACGCATAAGGTCAGCTTTGCACATGCGCCGGTGAGTctcatgaaaaaataaagaagaaagtcatatacacctaggatgcctcgggggTTAGTAAAATGCatcctaattttcatttttgggtgaactaaccctttaacatattGCTTAGCATCGGGGGTTAGTAAAATGCatcctaattttcatttttgggtgaactaaccctttaacatattGCTTAGCACTCAACAAGTATCAAGTATTAAaaaggttcataaaaaaaaaaaaaaaaacgctgaagCTATATCAAATTTACGGCAAGATTTACTTACAGCTTACACCAGTGCAAACCCTGTTAAAGCATTAAAAACGGCTGTCATGAAAAGGCATGGGTGCagtcattaggcttgttcgaaaTTCATCAGCACTGCGCGGAACGAATCAGCGTATGACATCAAAATACGGCAGGTGTGATTAGAGTGCAGTTAACTCTCTAAGCTTCAAAATCACTTGCGCTGTACTTTGATGTCACGCACCAGTCGGTCTGCACAGTGCTGATGCATCTAAAACAAGCCTATTTTTGCAGCTGACTTTATTTGGATATACATTTGTAATAAGGTTTGAGCTAGCCAGTTATCTGGAATTATTTCTATTGTGGTATTGTGGCATTatctaaagctaaaaaaaaagcatgtcttaacccATTTTGCGCTTGACATAACACTATAGTTGCTAATTTGctctgctcttggtagattgcatTGGTCATTATGAAAATGATCTGGTTGTGTGTTCTTTCATTTTCTCATCGTCAGTAGATCATTCACAGAGCTTAACATTCCTTTTGGCGCTTTTAGATCGCTTTTGGATTGCGATTTAATGCTAATTTGCTTAATTGATTAGTAAATATGGcccataatgtaaaaaaatacatgtattgtttcaattacagaaaaaatGC of Carassius gibelio isolate Cgi1373 ecotype wild population from Czech Republic chromosome A2, carGib1.2-hapl.c, whole genome shotgun sequence contains these proteins:
- the LOC128025461 gene encoding LOW QUALITY PROTEIN: tyrosine-protein kinase JAK1-like (The sequence of the model RefSeq protein was modified relative to this genomic sequence to represent the inferred CDS: inserted 2 bases in 1 codon), with the translated sequence MASVILQGLEIHFYLPETHQIIHLSGSFTAEELCVEAAKKLGISPLCSSLFALYDEFSKIWYPPNHSFSINEATRLKLYFRMRFYFTNWHGSSRKSLPVFRHTLKRETGPVGTAVLDVHSLTYLYAQSQYDFQSGLAPLRSARDEKDVQQIENECLGMAVMAISHDAIEKKRPPCEFEYKNYIPKVLYKSIRHRNVLTRLRISNIFKAFLEEFTKNTVQGNEISTHDLKVKYMSTLESLAKHFGQEMFEPSSLIIHEHEQMITDSCSENGVHYKILVSGTSGIHWCKVPWEAISDPFTNQERRKSKRDSKKLSKAVSYDAEEDQWTLFSDFNEITHLLIKNSTVTIHRQDNKNMELKLASHEEALSFASLVDGYFRLTVDAHHFLCRDVAPVSVEKNLQDGCHGPINTEYAIHKLKQEGYEEGMYLLRWSTQDFDHVLLTIICSESNCHGIIRKTFKNFQIEASAQGFLLSGTVIAKPTLRELMDHLRGHCFTADHISLKLVRGCPPQPKEQSNLIMITRKDSALPHSLSNNLVFPRILRNDITQEKHLGQGTRTNIYAGKLNLRNEDEDSLASXHEVVDVVLKVLGAGNYISAFLDTVSVMQQISHKHMVLMYGICMHIMDVIMVEEFVQHGPLDLFMRNHRSELTPSWKFQVAEQLSSVLSYLEDKKLVHGYVCAKNVLLKLDGLKGQGGPFIKLSDPGLSISVLNQAECIDRIPWIAPECVKNPKALSIAADKWGFGTTLWEICYNGEVPLREKKLLEKERFYEVFGTLVTPSISKLADLISQCMNYDPKKRPFFRAIVRELDEKDLHLTDTIPPQETDPTDFKSRFLKKIRKLGEGNFGMVELCLYDPKGDQTGELVAVKSLKTENESSNLRKEISTIRNLYHENIVKYKGICSDEGGANIKLVMEYLPAGSLKDYLPRNKSNIDQKRLLLYALQICQGMEYLGSQNYIHRDLAARNILVENESLVKIGDFGLTKSIKDDKDYYKVTEEQDSPVYWYAPECLINRKFYKASDVWSFGVTLYEIMSYCDRENSPPQVFLKSIGRSHGQMTMARLVDALEKGWRMPRPDTCPEMVYTQIRRCWSQAPENRVDFKSLIEEFEFFVTRENI